One Cellulomonas sp. Y8 DNA segment encodes these proteins:
- a CDS encoding LLM class flavin-dependent oxidoreductase: MGTSGPTAADRLAPHAERAPVVHVGAPAYGVRTVEARPESESGIAVAARTADVIRLGFSVAVPSVGALARVTALVEDALAEVGRDRSAVRVLLDLEVVLAGDERTARRKRSHLEYLDALAGLSWAPADTRVVTTADRLVAEVGEVARRAGVDGVVLHPLAGGAEVEAELRALVA; encoded by the coding sequence GTGGGGACCAGCGGCCCGACCGCGGCGGACCGGCTCGCACCGCACGCGGAGCGCGCCCCGGTCGTGCACGTCGGCGCCCCGGCCTACGGCGTGCGGACCGTCGAGGCCCGGCCGGAGTCGGAATCGGGGATCGCCGTGGCCGCCCGCACCGCCGACGTCATCCGGCTCGGCTTCTCCGTCGCGGTGCCCTCCGTCGGGGCGCTCGCCCGGGTGACCGCCCTCGTCGAGGACGCCCTCGCCGAGGTCGGCCGCGACCGGTCAGCGGTCCGGGTGCTGCTCGACCTGGAGGTCGTGCTCGCCGGTGACGAGCGCACCGCTCGCCGCAAGCGGTCGCACCTGGAGTACCTCGATGCGCTCGCCGGGCTGTCGTGGGCGCCCGCCGACACGCGCGTCGTCACGACCGCGGACCGGCTCGTCGCCGAGGTCGGCGAGGTCGCCCGGCGCGCGGGCGTCGACGGCGTGGTCCTGCACCCCCTGGCCGGCGGCGCCGAGGTCGAGGCGGAGCTCCGCGCGCTGGTGGCCTGA
- the purQ gene encoding phosphoribosylformylglycinamidine synthase subunit PurQ, with amino-acid sequence MLSNPVIEDVVRVADSEADAAGDRAVRGPGLMTKIGVVTFPGTLDDRDAARAVRLAGAEPVALWHADADLRGVDAVVLPGGFSYGDYLRAGAISRFAPVMGEVVEAAGKGMPVLGICNGFQVLTEAHLLPGSMIKNDHLHFVCREQVLSVERADTAWTSEYAAGERITIPLKNQDGQYVADEHTLDELEGEGRVVFRYEDVNPNGSRRGIAGISNARGNVVGLMPHPEHAVEAGFGPDGARGPRSGTDGLRFFTSVMRALVS; translated from the coding sequence GTGCTGTCGAACCCGGTGATCGAGGACGTCGTCCGCGTGGCCGACTCCGAGGCCGACGCGGCCGGGGACCGTGCTGTCCGAGGGCCTGGCCTGATGACCAAGATCGGCGTCGTCACCTTCCCGGGCACCCTGGACGACCGCGACGCCGCGCGCGCCGTGCGCCTCGCCGGGGCCGAGCCCGTCGCGCTCTGGCACGCCGACGCGGACCTGCGCGGCGTCGACGCCGTCGTCCTGCCCGGCGGGTTCTCCTACGGCGACTACCTGCGCGCCGGCGCGATCAGCCGGTTCGCGCCCGTCATGGGCGAGGTCGTCGAGGCCGCCGGCAAGGGCATGCCCGTGCTGGGCATCTGCAACGGCTTCCAGGTCCTCACCGAGGCGCACCTGCTGCCCGGCTCGATGATCAAGAACGACCACCTGCACTTCGTCTGCCGCGAGCAGGTGCTGTCCGTCGAGCGCGCCGACACCGCCTGGACCAGCGAGTACGCCGCGGGCGAGCGGATCACCATCCCGCTCAAGAACCAGGACGGCCAGTACGTCGCCGACGAGCACACCCTCGACGAGCTCGAGGGTGAGGGCCGGGTCGTGTTCCGCTACGAGGACGTCAATCCCAACGGGTCGCGCCGCGGGATCGCCGGCATCAGCAACGCGCGCGGCAACGTCGTCGGCCTCATGCCGCACCCCGAGCACGCCGTCGAGGCGGGCTTCGGCCCGGACGGCGCCCGCGGGCCGCGCTCCGGCACGGACGGCCTGCGGTTCTTCACCTCGGTGATGCGCGCGCTCGTCTCCTGA
- a CDS encoding amidohydrolase: protein MHAVGPDLARGAGAGVEQVDLGGRTVMPGLWDAHTHMTQWALARQRLDVSAATSAAHAIRIVLDRLAARPLTPGTALVGYGFRDGLWPDAPTADLLDAAVGDVPVILVSGDLHCAWFSTAGLRYAGVAGHPTGLLREAEWLPLTSVVDHVRDDIADDWVAEASRAAAARGVVGVVELEITENLTPWRRRIAAGNDALRVRAGVWEPYLDRVLAEELRSGDVVVGTGGLLQQGPLKVVTDGSLNTRTAFCHDPYPGLSGADAHGVLSVPPEHLVPLMAHATRKGLTCAIHAIGDHANTLALDAFAASGARGSVEHAQLLTDADVARFAALGVVASVQPEHAMDDRDVADRHWAGRTGRAFALASLAGAGVELVLGSDAPVAPLDPWVAVSAAVERTRDGREPWHPEQRLDLLTALRSSVDGQPLTLAVGAPADLAVLDADPLSAEAPLREMPVAGTLLGGRWTHQAF, encoded by the coding sequence GTGCACGCCGTCGGGCCGGACCTCGCGCGCGGTGCCGGTGCGGGCGTCGAGCAGGTCGACCTCGGCGGCCGCACCGTCATGCCGGGCCTCTGGGACGCGCACACCCACATGACGCAGTGGGCGCTCGCCCGGCAGCGGCTCGACGTCTCGGCGGCGACGTCGGCGGCGCACGCGATCCGGATCGTGCTCGACCGGCTCGCCGCGCGGCCGCTCACCCCGGGCACCGCGCTGGTCGGCTACGGGTTCCGCGACGGCCTGTGGCCGGACGCCCCCACCGCGGATCTGCTCGACGCCGCGGTCGGCGACGTGCCGGTGATCCTGGTGTCCGGCGACCTGCACTGCGCCTGGTTCAGCACCGCCGGCCTGCGGTACGCGGGCGTGGCCGGTCACCCGACCGGGCTGCTGCGCGAGGCCGAGTGGCTGCCGCTGACCAGCGTCGTCGACCACGTGCGGGACGACATCGCCGACGACTGGGTGGCCGAGGCGTCCCGGGCGGCCGCCGCGCGCGGCGTGGTGGGCGTGGTCGAGCTCGAGATCACCGAGAACCTCACGCCGTGGCGCCGCCGGATCGCCGCCGGCAACGACGCGCTCCGGGTCCGCGCCGGCGTCTGGGAGCCGTACCTGGACCGCGTGCTGGCCGAGGAGCTGCGCTCCGGCGACGTGGTCGTCGGCACCGGCGGGCTGCTCCAGCAGGGCCCGCTCAAGGTGGTGACGGACGGGTCGCTCAACACCCGCACCGCGTTCTGCCACGACCCGTACCCGGGCCTGTCCGGCGCCGACGCGCACGGCGTGCTGTCCGTGCCGCCCGAGCACCTGGTCCCGCTCATGGCGCACGCGACCCGCAAGGGCCTGACCTGCGCGATCCACGCGATCGGCGACCACGCGAACACCCTGGCCCTGGACGCGTTCGCCGCGTCCGGCGCCCGCGGGTCCGTCGAGCACGCGCAGCTGCTCACCGACGCCGACGTGGCGCGGTTCGCCGCGCTCGGCGTGGTGGCCTCCGTGCAGCCCGAGCACGCCATGGACGACCGCGACGTGGCCGACCGGCACTGGGCCGGCCGCACCGGGCGGGCGTTCGCGCTGGCCTCGCTCGCCGGCGCGGGGGTCGAGCTGGTGCTCGGCTCGGACGCGCCGGTCGCCCCGCTGGACCCCTGGGTCGCGGTGTCCGCGGCCGTCGAGCGGACCCGGGACGGGCGGGAGCCCTGGCACCCGGAGCAGCGGCTCGACCTGCTCACCGCGCTGCGGTCGTCGGTGGACGGGCAGCCGCTGACGCTCGCGGTCGGGGCGCCGGCCGACCTGGCGGTGCTCGACGCCGACCCGCTGTCGGCGGAGGCGCCGCTGCGGGAGATGCCGGTCGCGGGGACGCTGCTCGGCGGGCGCTGGACGCACCAGGCGTTCTGA
- a CDS encoding FMN-binding negative transcriptional regulator, whose product MIHTTDYVLTDEGRVRDLVRAHGWATLVSVTDDGPVASHVPVLLAEDVALPSGAAGDATPPAARPARDAHGLPDRFTAPSAPLTVLSHLGRPDELLHQAGSGREHLLIVEGPYGYVSPGWYGYAPAVPTWNYLAVHLYGTLELLDAEDSYAVMAATVDRYEAPMPEPVRMPDVEGYARRIAPGAVGFRLSVTRWQGKAKLSQDKPRAVAERVVEHLGTDPHYAEPALAAEMRAELDRRPDWT is encoded by the coding sequence GTGATCCACACGACCGACTACGTGCTGACCGACGAGGGGCGCGTGCGCGACCTGGTGCGGGCCCACGGGTGGGCGACGCTCGTCTCCGTGACCGACGACGGGCCGGTGGCGTCGCACGTGCCGGTGCTGCTCGCCGAGGACGTGGCGCTGCCGTCCGGCGCGGCCGGGGACGCGACGCCCCCGGCCGCGCGGCCGGCCCGGGACGCGCACGGCCTGCCCGACCGGTTCACGGCGCCGTCCGCCCCGCTCACGGTGCTCAGCCACCTCGGTCGGCCCGACGAGCTGCTGCACCAGGCCGGGTCCGGCCGGGAGCACCTGCTGATCGTCGAGGGTCCGTACGGCTACGTGTCGCCCGGCTGGTACGGCTACGCACCGGCGGTGCCGACCTGGAACTACCTCGCCGTGCACCTGTACGGCACGCTCGAGCTGCTCGACGCCGAGGACTCGTACGCCGTCATGGCCGCGACCGTCGACCGGTACGAGGCGCCGATGCCCGAGCCGGTCCGGATGCCCGACGTCGAGGGCTACGCGCGCCGGATCGCACCCGGTGCCGTCGGGTTCCGGCTGTCGGTGACCCGCTGGCAGGGCAAGGCCAAGCTCAGTCAGGACAAGCCGCGCGCCGTCGCCGAGCGGGTCGTCGAGCACCTCGGGACCGACCCGCACTACGCCGAGCCGGCGCTCGCGGCCGAGATGCGGGCGGAGCTCGACCGCCGCCCGGACTGGACCTGA
- a CDS encoding ABC transporter substrate-binding protein: protein MRTTRIRLAAGAAVLALALAACSGGGGDDSADTSATGSGGGAIRVAVTDPIQLIPGRQSIAFDFNMAVWAPLTWIDDAGELTYVAADSVESEDGTTWTITLKDGWTFHDGTPVTAQSYVDAWNAVAYGPNAWENSGQLANVVGYADLNPAEGEPTTTEMSGLAVVDDTTFTVTLTGPDGQFPMQLSQAQTAFYPMPESAFDDFDAYNVHPVGNGPFEVETDYAENEEMTVTAYADYQGPAPTVDAITFVPYTDTTTAYTDVQAGNIDVAGVPVARQTQASADFGDRLYTFEAAGISYLGLPLWDARYSDVRVRQAISMAIDRDTINDVIYGGLFTPATALTPAVEAGTPEGICAEFCEYDPEGAKALLEEAGGFDGTIDIYFPGGSGLDELYTAIANQLRQNLGVDAVATPSTDWAEFADKRTAGDIAGPFFSRWGALYPSQQNTLRAFYVEGGGCPNCIPYYEPEVTDLIAAADAEVDADAAAEAYAAVQERILEDFPAPPLFFETYSYVVSDRVAELPTSAVGNPTYTQVVLAEGA, encoded by the coding sequence ATGAGAACGACCCGGATCCGGCTCGCGGCCGGTGCCGCCGTGCTGGCGCTCGCCCTGGCCGCCTGCTCCGGCGGCGGTGGTGACGACTCCGCCGACACCAGCGCGACGGGCTCGGGCGGCGGCGCGATCCGCGTCGCCGTGACCGACCCGATCCAGCTGATCCCCGGCCGCCAGTCGATCGCCTTCGACTTCAACATGGCCGTCTGGGCCCCGCTGACCTGGATCGACGACGCCGGCGAGCTGACGTACGTCGCGGCCGACTCCGTCGAGTCGGAGGACGGCACCACCTGGACCATCACGCTGAAGGACGGGTGGACCTTCCACGACGGGACGCCGGTCACGGCGCAGTCCTACGTGGACGCCTGGAACGCGGTGGCCTACGGCCCGAACGCGTGGGAGAACTCCGGCCAGCTCGCGAACGTCGTGGGCTACGCCGACCTCAACCCCGCCGAGGGCGAGCCGACGACCACCGAGATGTCCGGCCTGGCCGTCGTCGACGACACCACGTTCACCGTCACGCTCACCGGTCCCGACGGCCAGTTCCCGATGCAGCTCAGCCAGGCGCAGACGGCCTTCTACCCGATGCCGGAGTCCGCGTTCGACGACTTCGACGCGTACAACGTGCACCCGGTCGGCAACGGCCCGTTCGAGGTCGAGACGGACTACGCCGAGAACGAGGAGATGACCGTCACGGCGTACGCCGACTACCAGGGCCCCGCCCCGACGGTCGACGCGATCACGTTCGTGCCGTACACCGACACGACCACCGCCTACACCGACGTGCAGGCCGGCAACATCGACGTCGCGGGCGTCCCGGTGGCGCGGCAGACGCAGGCCTCGGCGGACTTCGGCGACCGGCTGTACACCTTCGAGGCGGCCGGCATCTCCTACCTCGGCCTGCCGCTGTGGGACGCGCGCTACTCGGACGTCCGGGTGCGCCAGGCGATCTCGATGGCGATCGACCGGGACACGATCAACGACGTCATCTACGGCGGCCTGTTCACGCCGGCCACCGCGCTGACCCCGGCCGTCGAGGCCGGCACCCCCGAGGGGATCTGCGCGGAGTTCTGCGAGTACGACCCCGAGGGCGCGAAGGCGCTGCTCGAGGAGGCCGGCGGGTTCGACGGCACGATCGACATCTACTTCCCGGGCGGCTCCGGCCTGGACGAGCTGTACACGGCCATCGCCAACCAGCTCCGGCAGAACCTGGGCGTGGACGCGGTCGCGACCCCGAGCACCGACTGGGCCGAGTTCGCCGACAAGCGGACCGCGGGCGACATCGCCGGGCCGTTCTTCTCCCGGTGGGGCGCGCTGTACCCGAGCCAGCAGAACACCCTGCGGGCGTTCTACGTCGAGGGCGGCGGCTGCCCGAACTGCATCCCGTACTACGAGCCCGAGGTGACCGACCTGATCGCGGCCGCCGACGCCGAGGTGGACGCGGACGCCGCGGCCGAGGCCTACGCGGCCGTGCAGGAGCGGATCCTCGAGGACTTCCCGGCCCCGCCGCTGTTCTTCGAGACCTACTCCTACGTGGTGTCCGACCGGGTCGCCGAGCTGCCCACGTCGGCGGTCGGCAACCCGACGTACACCCAGGTCGTCCTCGCCGAGGGCGCATGA
- a CDS encoding M14 family zinc carboxypeptidase produces MSHGTLPAGSLEDVLERARRVPPMSGFPPVDELLAWFGTLAADHPRLVAERRIGTSRLGEPIPMFSVGSGPRAHLLFAGVHPNEPIGFRTLQHLASELVADPDLLARSGATWHLVPCIDPDGTRLNESWFADPSDRTAYSRRFYRPAPSEQVEWTFPFAYKDAYFDDVIPETQALMRVIDDVRPELMVSLHNAELGGVYYYLSEEVPGAVDALHAVPRTLGLPLDVGEPESPSIRSIAPAVFHMSSTREEYDYLESLGMAAATMVGGESSSAYARRHGTVSLVAELPYWSHPLADDTTATSADYADVVRAKGEELVDLGATLTGLLEDARPDLTLRSPFLRASEAFVPMMGEGGRAELLRAERPELRRAATAAEVFSNEDVVRCFRLRFGGMLLRALDAEVHAGIATARVRRVADRAREVYDGWVAEADSLTGLTVLPVEQLVGVQYGATLAMSQVLAARAAGGAS; encoded by the coding sequence ATGAGCCACGGCACCCTCCCGGCGGGCTCGCTCGAGGACGTCCTCGAGCGGGCCCGCCGGGTCCCCCCGATGTCCGGCTTCCCCCCGGTCGACGAGCTGCTGGCCTGGTTCGGCACGCTCGCGGCCGACCACCCGCGGCTCGTCGCCGAGCGGCGGATCGGCACCTCCCGCCTCGGTGAGCCGATCCCGATGTTCTCCGTCGGATCCGGCCCGCGGGCGCACCTGCTGTTCGCGGGCGTGCACCCGAACGAGCCGATCGGCTTCCGGACGCTCCAGCACCTCGCCTCGGAGCTGGTGGCCGACCCCGACCTGCTCGCGCGGTCCGGCGCCACCTGGCACCTCGTCCCGTGCATCGACCCGGACGGCACCCGGCTGAACGAGTCCTGGTTCGCCGACCCGTCCGACCGCACCGCGTACTCGCGGCGGTTCTACCGGCCCGCGCCGTCCGAGCAGGTCGAGTGGACCTTCCCGTTCGCCTACAAGGACGCGTACTTCGACGACGTCATCCCCGAGACGCAGGCGCTCATGCGCGTGATCGACGACGTGCGGCCGGAGCTGATGGTCAGCCTGCACAACGCGGAGCTCGGCGGCGTCTACTACTACCTGTCCGAGGAGGTGCCGGGGGCCGTCGACGCGCTGCACGCCGTCCCCCGCACGCTCGGCCTGCCCCTCGACGTCGGCGAGCCGGAGTCCCCGTCGATCCGGTCGATCGCCCCCGCGGTGTTCCACATGTCCAGCACCCGCGAGGAGTACGACTACCTCGAGTCGCTGGGCATGGCCGCGGCGACGATGGTCGGCGGCGAGTCGTCCAGCGCCTACGCGCGCCGGCACGGCACCGTCTCGCTGGTCGCGGAGCTGCCGTACTGGTCGCACCCGCTCGCCGACGACACCACCGCGACCTCGGCGGACTACGCCGACGTGGTGCGCGCCAAGGGCGAGGAGCTCGTCGACCTCGGCGCGACGCTGACCGGTCTGCTCGAGGACGCCCGGCCCGACCTCACGCTGCGCTCGCCGTTCCTGCGGGCGAGCGAGGCGTTCGTGCCGATGATGGGCGAGGGCGGCCGCGCCGAGCTGCTGCGGGCCGAGCGCCCGGAGCTGCGCCGCGCCGCCACCGCGGCCGAGGTGTTCAGCAACGAGGACGTCGTCCGGTGCTTCCGGCTGCGGTTCGGGGGCATGCTGCTGCGGGCGCTCGACGCGGAGGTGCACGCCGGGATCGCCACGGCGCGGGTGCGGCGGGTCGCCGACCGGGCGCGGGAGGTCTACGACGGCTGGGTCGCCGAGGCGGACTCGCTCACGGGCCTGACCGTGCTGCCGGTTGAGCAGCTGGTCGGCGTGCAGTACGGCGCCACGCTGGCGATGTCGCAGGTGCTGGCGGCGCGGGCCGCGGGCGGCGCGTCGTGA
- a CDS encoding ABC transporter permease, with product MSRYAVRRAVELLVVFLGVTLVIYLMVFALPGDPIRSLGGDRPLPDNVVAELRSRYHLDEPVLQQYARYLGGLFTGDLGTNFSGQSVAGRMESRWPVTITLALTAWGIEVVLGVLLGLFAGLRRGRAGDRFVLAGTILATSIPVFVVAVTAQLVLGVRLGWFPVAGTSDGWPTSYLLPAAVIAVFGLASVTRLMRGSVVDTLQSDFVRTLRAKGLRERQVVGVHVMRNSAIPVLTFLAIDLGYLLGGTVVVEGVFNLPGVGQLLFQAIRAHEGPTVVGVSTALIIIFLLTNLVVDLLSSVLDPRIRHE from the coding sequence GTGAGCCGGTACGCGGTGCGCCGCGCGGTCGAGCTCCTGGTCGTGTTCCTCGGCGTCACGCTGGTCATCTACCTCATGGTGTTCGCGCTCCCGGGTGACCCGATCCGGTCGCTCGGCGGCGACCGGCCGCTGCCGGACAACGTCGTGGCCGAGCTGCGGTCCCGGTACCACCTGGACGAGCCCGTGCTCCAGCAGTACGCCCGGTACCTGGGCGGCCTGTTCACCGGCGATCTCGGCACCAACTTCAGCGGCCAGTCGGTCGCGGGGCGCATGGAGTCCCGGTGGCCGGTCACGATCACCCTGGCGCTGACCGCGTGGGGCATCGAGGTCGTCCTCGGCGTGCTGCTCGGCCTGTTCGCGGGCCTGCGCCGCGGCCGCGCCGGCGACCGGTTCGTCCTGGCCGGCACCATCCTCGCGACCAGCATCCCGGTGTTCGTCGTCGCGGTGACCGCGCAGCTCGTGCTCGGCGTCCGGCTCGGCTGGTTCCCGGTCGCGGGGACGAGCGACGGCTGGCCGACCTCCTACCTGCTGCCCGCGGCCGTCATCGCCGTGTTCGGCCTCGCGTCGGTCACCCGGCTGATGCGCGGCTCGGTGGTCGACACGCTGCAGTCCGACTTCGTGCGGACCCTGCGGGCCAAGGGCCTGCGGGAGCGGCAGGTCGTCGGCGTGCACGTGATGCGGAACTCCGCGATCCCGGTGCTGACCTTCCTGGCCATCGACCTCGGCTACCTGCTCGGCGGCACCGTCGTCGTGGAGGGCGTGTTCAACCTGCCGGGCGTCGGCCAGCTGCTGTTCCAGGCGATCCGCGCGCACGAGGGGCCGACCGTCGTCGGCGTCTCCACCGCGCTCATCATCATCTTCCTGCTGACGAACCTGGTCGTGGACCTGCTGTCGTCGGTGCTCGACCCGAGGATCCGCCATGAGTGA
- a CDS encoding ABC transporter permease translates to MSDTLTATAATEVDADAPAAPRGVWRTLRRRPLFWLCAGVLGVLLLIAVAPSWFAGWFGQPDPRACDLADSALRPGGDHVFGTDVQGCDVYANVIYGTQASLTVGVLATAVALLVALVVGTAAGFYGGIADRLIARLTDVFLGFPFLLGAVVVLTSIGTRSAVTVALVLALFSWPTMARLVRGSVRAVRDAPYVEAAKAMGLRDRRIIARYVLPNSIGPVLAVATTMVGGVIVSESTLTFLGLGLRAPSISWGLQLSSAQTYFQTSPHMLLFPSIFLTVTVLAMITLGDVLRDVLDPKGRG, encoded by the coding sequence ATGAGTGACACCCTCACCGCGACCGCGGCCACCGAGGTCGACGCGGACGCCCCCGCGGCGCCGCGCGGGGTCTGGCGCACGCTGCGCCGCCGCCCGCTGTTCTGGCTCTGCGCGGGGGTGCTCGGCGTGCTGCTGCTGATCGCCGTCGCGCCGTCCTGGTTCGCCGGCTGGTTCGGCCAGCCCGACCCGCGGGCCTGCGACCTCGCCGACAGCGCGCTCCGCCCGGGCGGCGACCACGTGTTCGGCACCGACGTCCAGGGCTGCGACGTGTACGCCAACGTCATCTACGGCACCCAGGCGTCGCTCACCGTCGGCGTGCTCGCGACCGCGGTCGCGCTGCTGGTCGCCCTGGTGGTCGGCACCGCCGCGGGGTTCTACGGCGGGATCGCCGACCGGCTGATCGCCCGGCTCACCGACGTGTTCCTCGGCTTCCCGTTCCTGCTCGGCGCGGTCGTCGTGCTCACCTCGATCGGCACCCGGTCCGCCGTCACGGTCGCCCTGGTGCTCGCGCTGTTCTCCTGGCCGACCATGGCCCGGCTCGTCCGCGGCTCGGTCCGCGCCGTCCGGGACGCCCCGTACGTCGAGGCGGCCAAGGCGATGGGCCTGCGGGACCGGCGGATCATCGCGCGGTACGTGCTGCCCAACTCGATCGGCCCGGTGCTCGCCGTGGCCACCACGATGGTCGGCGGTGTCATCGTCTCCGAGTCGACGCTGACCTTCCTCGGCCTCGGCCTGCGCGCCCCGTCGATCTCCTGGGGCCTGCAGCTGTCCAGCGCGCAGACCTACTTCCAGACCTCCCCTCACATGCTGCTGTTCCCGAGCATCTTCCTGACCGTGACCGTCCTCGCGATGATCACGCTCGGCGACGTCCTGCGGGACGTCCTCGACCCGAAGGGCCGCGGCTGA
- a CDS encoding serine hydrolase, translated as MSDTTATLRAAAPYLASWVDLQGAFRRAVGVQVAIRSGDEVVLEHAWGTADVTTGEPLRTDHLFRIASHSKSFTATAVMRLVEAGRLRLDDTVGTHVAGLAGSPLGSRTVRELLGHQAGVIRDGERGDFWQLDGPFPDEPTLLAELREAGEVYGANEHFKYSNYGYGILGLVVESVTGEPFRDHLRAAVLDPLGMADTGAEYDEALAARYAAGHTALLDADDRRETIEHVDTRALAAATGFYSTARDMTAFGAAHFYGDESLLSDGGKRLLHRQESVVKVHGKEVGRYGIGLDLHTIGDREIVGHSGGYPGHITRTYIDPEKRLVVSVLTNAIDGPADPIAVGLIKLIDLALNPPADAPEPAADARPLAEYTGRFGALWGITDIAELGGRLLLLHPAAPDPVAAYDELHVRGRDVLGTTRQPGFGSAGEDVVVERAADGSIAAVRNGMTSWPLDEFRRRRTGMTRRRDAGAPVPASLG; from the coding sequence ATGTCCGACACGACCGCCACCCTCCGCGCCGCCGCCCCCTACCTCGCGTCGTGGGTCGACCTCCAGGGCGCGTTCCGCCGCGCCGTCGGCGTCCAGGTGGCGATCCGGTCCGGGGACGAGGTCGTGCTCGAGCACGCGTGGGGCACCGCCGACGTCACCACGGGCGAGCCGCTGCGCACCGACCACCTGTTCCGGATCGCCTCGCACTCCAAGTCGTTCACCGCGACCGCGGTGATGCGGCTGGTCGAGGCCGGGCGGCTCCGGCTGGACGACACCGTCGGGACGCACGTCGCCGGGCTGGCGGGGTCCCCGCTCGGGTCCCGCACCGTCCGCGAGCTGCTCGGCCACCAGGCCGGCGTGATCCGTGACGGCGAGCGCGGCGACTTCTGGCAGCTCGACGGGCCCTTCCCGGACGAGCCGACCCTGCTGGCGGAGCTGCGCGAGGCCGGCGAGGTGTACGGCGCGAACGAGCACTTCAAGTACTCCAACTACGGGTACGGCATCCTCGGCCTGGTCGTGGAGTCCGTGACCGGCGAGCCGTTCCGCGACCACCTGCGCGCCGCGGTGCTCGACCCCCTCGGCATGGCCGACACCGGCGCCGAGTACGACGAGGCGCTGGCCGCGCGGTACGCCGCCGGGCACACCGCCCTCCTCGACGCCGACGACCGCCGGGAGACGATCGAGCACGTCGACACCCGCGCGCTCGCCGCCGCCACCGGCTTCTACTCCACCGCCCGGGACATGACGGCCTTCGGCGCCGCGCACTTCTACGGCGACGAGTCGCTGCTGTCCGACGGCGGCAAGCGGCTGCTGCACCGCCAGGAGTCGGTCGTGAAGGTGCACGGCAAGGAGGTCGGGCGGTACGGCATCGGCCTGGACCTGCACACCATCGGCGACCGGGAGATCGTCGGGCACTCCGGCGGGTACCCGGGCCACATCACCCGCACCTACATCGACCCGGAGAAGCGGCTGGTCGTCAGCGTCCTCACGAACGCGATCGACGGCCCGGCCGACCCGATCGCGGTCGGCCTCATCAAGCTGATCGACCTCGCGCTGAACCCGCCGGCGGACGCGCCCGAGCCCGCCGCCGATGCCCGGCCGCTCGCCGAGTACACCGGCCGGTTCGGGGCCCTGTGGGGGATCACCGACATCGCCGAGCTCGGCGGCCGGCTCCTGCTGCTGCACCCCGCCGCCCCGGACCCGGTGGCCGCGTACGACGAGCTGCACGTGCGCGGGCGCGACGTGCTCGGCACCACCCGGCAGCCGGGCTTCGGGTCGGCCGGCGAGGACGTGGTCGTCGAGCGCGCGGCGGACGGGAGCATCGCCGCCGTGCGCAACGGGATGACCTCCTGGCCCCTCGACGAGTTCCGCCGCCGGCGCACCGGGATGACCCGCCGCCGGGACGCCGGTGCGCCGGTCCCGGCGTCCCTGGGCTGA
- a CDS encoding GbsR/MarR family transcriptional regulator: protein MTSDDAAPAADLTMTPEQLAWIEQFALTWEGTNSARMEGRVVGLLMIADRPYLSSQQIAQLLTASAGAVSTATRRLVEVGFIQRHAIGGDRNHYFRVEDDIWGRWLASERNYLPRLQRVLDAALTGGPAEGPERRLRNARNYMEWLAGYHRKMLADWEAYRDAQAGTGEP from the coding sequence ATGACCAGCGACGACGCAGCACCGGCCGCCGACCTCACGATGACGCCGGAGCAGCTGGCGTGGATCGAGCAGTTCGCGCTCACCTGGGAGGGCACGAACAGCGCCCGCATGGAGGGCCGCGTGGTCGGGCTGCTGATGATCGCCGATCGCCCCTACCTGTCGTCCCAGCAGATCGCGCAGCTGCTCACCGCGAGCGCCGGGGCGGTGTCCACCGCGACCCGGCGGCTCGTGGAGGTGGGGTTCATCCAACGGCACGCGATCGGCGGCGACCGGAACCACTACTTCCGCGTGGAGGACGACATCTGGGGGCGCTGGCTGGCGAGCGAGCGGAACTACCTGCCGCGGCTGCAGCGGGTGCTCGACGCGGCCCTCACCGGCGGCCCCGCGGAGGGGCCGGAGCGCCGGCTGCGCAACGCGCGCAACTACATGGAGTGGCTCGCGGGGTACCACCGCAAGATGCTCGCCGACTGGGAGGCCTACCGCGACGCGCAGGCCGGGACTGGAGAACCGTGA